A region from the Limnochordia bacterium genome encodes:
- a CDS encoding YqzL family protein, which translates to MSTADFFWKIFESTGSIVAYLLYKQLRAV; encoded by the coding sequence ATGTCCACAGCTGATTTTTTTTGGAAGATCTTTGAATCGACCGGTTCTATTGTCGCGTACCTGTTGTACAAACAGCTACGGGCGGTGTAA